The following proteins are co-located in the Haloarcula rubripromontorii genome:
- the hmgA gene encoding hydroxymethylglutaryl-CoA reductase (NADPH): MTDSDVIALAERVRDGELRRYELEDHADPDTAAAARRHLLAEETGADLSAVGDYTFDAADAESNIENMVGAAQVPMGVVGPLPVDGGAASGDHHLPLATSEGALLASVNRGVSTIRNAGGATARVLKSGMTRAPVFRVEDVAEAGEVSAWVREHVDTLAEAAEETTSHGELQDVTPYVVGDSVFLRFSYDTKDAMGMNMATIATEAACDVVESETPADLVALSGNLCSDKKPAAINAVEGRGRTVAADVLIPHEQVEDRLDTTSDAIVEANTRKNLVGSAKAGALGFNAHAANVVAAAFLALGQDIAQVVEGSNAITTVDAREDGLYASVTIASLEVGTVGGGTGLPTQSEALDVLGYSGGGDPAGSNADALAEVIAAGALAGELSLLAALSSRHLSSAHADLGR; the protein is encoded by the coding sequence ATGACCGACTCCGACGTTATCGCGCTCGCAGAGCGCGTTCGTGACGGTGAGTTGCGGCGCTACGAACTGGAAGACCACGCCGACCCCGACACTGCAGCGGCGGCCCGCAGGCATCTGCTGGCCGAGGAGACCGGCGCGGACCTCTCTGCGGTCGGCGACTACACCTTCGACGCCGCCGACGCCGAGAGCAACATCGAGAACATGGTCGGCGCGGCGCAGGTCCCGATGGGCGTCGTCGGCCCGCTGCCCGTCGACGGCGGGGCCGCCTCCGGCGACCACCATCTCCCGCTGGCGACCAGCGAGGGCGCGCTGCTGGCCTCGGTCAACCGCGGCGTCTCGACCATCCGAAACGCTGGCGGCGCGACCGCTCGCGTCCTCAAATCAGGGATGACGCGCGCGCCGGTGTTTCGCGTGGAAGACGTGGCCGAGGCCGGCGAGGTGTCGGCCTGGGTTCGCGAACACGTCGACACGCTCGCCGAGGCCGCCGAAGAGACGACGAGCCACGGCGAACTGCAAGACGTGACGCCGTATGTTGTCGGCGACAGCGTCTTCCTGCGCTTTTCCTACGACACCAAGGACGCGATGGGGATGAACATGGCCACCATCGCCACGGAGGCGGCCTGCGACGTTGTCGAGTCTGAGACGCCGGCCGACCTCGTGGCGCTCTCGGGCAACCTCTGTTCGGACAAGAAGCCTGCCGCGATCAACGCTGTCGAGGGGCGGGGCCGCACTGTCGCCGCCGACGTTCTCATCCCGCACGAGCAAGTCGAGGACCGACTCGATACGACCTCCGACGCCATCGTCGAAGCGAACACCCGAAAGAACCTCGTCGGCTCCGCCAAAGCTGGCGCGCTGGGGTTCAACGCCCACGCCGCCAACGTCGTCGCCGCGGCCTTCCTCGCGCTCGGGCAGGACATCGCGCAGGTCGTCGAGGGGAGCAACGCCATCACGACGGTCGACGCCCGCGAGGACGGGCTGTACGCCTCGGTCACCATCGCGTCGCTGGAGGTCGGCACCGTCGGCGGCGGGACGGGGCTCCCGACCCAGTCCGAGGCGCTGGATGTACTGGGGTACAGCGGCGGCGGCGACCCTGCCGGGAGCAACGCCGACGCGCTTGCGGAGGTCATCGCCGCCGGTGCGCTAGCCGGTGAACTCTCTTTGCTTGCGGCGCTGTCCTCGCGCCACCTCTCCTCGGCCCACGCCGACCTCGGGCGGTAG
- a CDS encoding amidohydrolase produces the protein MVDRVFTNCEVRPLSGDEPASAVAVQDGTVTAVGDPDELSTAGAETVDCRGGVLLPGFVDAHTHLDIVGRRAVEADLAGADGPADCIDRLLAADDGEGWILGFGYDESDWDGDLLRAATLDRVSAERPVAAAREDIHTVSVNHAALDVLDLPDDGVRTEDGAPTGVLVEEAAEAVFDAIAPDYTQTREYLLAAQEVALSEGITAVHDMVRQSHAPRVYRDLDTEGTLSLRVRLNYWVDHLDAVRELGLVTNHGSDRVRTGAIKTYIDGSLGAGTARLRDPYADGDGVGEWRTDPDALRRLVSEVDDAGLQFAAHAIGDAAIDALLSAIESVDAADERHRVEHAEVLTGELVERLAASPLVVSAQPNFHRWATSGGLYDERLGERRGLTNRFRDLVDAGAQLAFGSDCMPLSPLYGVQQAVTAPEPRQRLTVDEALRAYTSGAAYAGFDEDRMGTITPGSVADFTVLSASPWAVPDGEISDIAVALTVSDGDVVFDASD, from the coding sequence ATGGTCGACCGCGTATTCACGAACTGTGAGGTGCGACCGCTGTCCGGCGACGAGCCGGCGTCTGCGGTCGCAGTACAGGACGGCACGGTTACCGCCGTCGGCGACCCGGACGAACTCTCGACGGCGGGTGCCGAGACCGTCGACTGTCGCGGTGGGGTCCTGTTGCCCGGCTTCGTCGACGCCCACACGCATCTGGACATCGTCGGCCGGCGTGCAGTCGAGGCAGACCTCGCCGGGGCGGACGGCCCGGCCGACTGCATCGACCGGCTGCTGGCGGCCGACGACGGCGAGGGGTGGATACTCGGCTTTGGCTACGACGAGAGCGACTGGGACGGGGACTTGCTGCGGGCGGCGACGCTGGACCGGGTGAGCGCTGAGCGCCCGGTTGCGGCCGCGCGCGAGGACATCCACACGGTGTCGGTAAACCACGCCGCGCTAGACGTACTGGACCTGCCCGACGACGGCGTTCGGACCGAGGACGGAGCCCCGACTGGCGTGCTCGTCGAGGAAGCCGCCGAGGCCGTCTTCGACGCTATCGCGCCCGACTACACACAGACCCGGGAGTACCTGCTGGCCGCACAGGAGGTGGCGCTCTCAGAGGGGATCACCGCCGTCCACGACATGGTGCGGCAGTCACACGCCCCGCGGGTGTACCGCGACCTAGACACCGAGGGCACACTCTCGCTGCGGGTCCGACTCAACTACTGGGTTGATCACCTCGATGCGGTCAGGGAACTCGGACTGGTAACGAACCACGGGAGCGACCGGGTCCGGACAGGCGCAATCAAGACGTACATCGACGGGTCACTCGGGGCCGGAACCGCGCGGCTCCGGGACCCCTACGCCGACGGTGACGGCGTCGGCGAGTGGCGGACGGATCCGGACGCCCTCCGGAGACTCGTGTCAGAAGTCGACGACGCGGGCCTCCAGTTCGCCGCCCACGCCATCGGCGACGCGGCCATCGACGCCCTGCTTTCGGCTATCGAGTCAGTCGACGCCGCGGACGAGCGCCATCGCGTCGAACACGCCGAAGTCCTCACAGGCGAGTTAGTGGAGCGATTGGCTGCGTCGCCGCTGGTCGTCTCGGCCCAGCCGAACTTCCATCGCTGGGCAACATCGGGCGGCCTGTACGACGAGCGCCTCGGCGAGCGTCGCGGGCTTACGAACCGCTTCCGCGACCTCGTTGATGCCGGCGCACAACTGGCCTTCGGGAGCGACTGTATGCCGCTCTCACCGCTGTATGGCGTCCAGCAGGCCGTGACCGCGCCGGAACCGAGGCAGCGCCTGACAGTCGACGAGGCGCTCCGGGCGTACACCAGCGGTGCTGCGTACGCGGGCTTCGACGAGGATCGGATGGGTACGATTACGCCGGGCTCGGTCGCGGATTTCACCGTGCTATCGGCCTCTCCGTGGGCGGTGCCTGACGGCGAAATTTCGGATATCGCAGTTGCGTTGACCGTCAGCGACGGCGACGTAGTGTTCGACGCCAGCGACTGA
- the nadA gene encoding quinolinate synthase NadA, whose product METAAFETDLSLFKYDNLEQLPPAYRDLEAAERTERIESALAELGDDVVILGHNYQRQEIVEHADFIGDSYQLSKEAAQSDADYVVFGGVTFMAESADIITDDDQSVILPSMEASCPMAGMAEALQVDAAWAELTAATDEEIIPITYMNSYADLKAFCAEQGGLVCTSSNAHKAFEYAFEKGDKVLFLPDKHLGENTAHRLGMADETVEWDPWDVEGTDAADAVENDIILWEGYCQVHERFREHHIESIREDYPDANVIVHPECRREVVEAADVAGSTSTICESVAEADTGETWAIGTEIHLTHHLQRWHPEVNVVPLCGDACMDCNAMRQIDPNYLAWVLEELVEGRERNVIEVAPEEKELAQVAMDRMLEI is encoded by the coding sequence ATGGAAACCGCCGCGTTCGAGACGGACCTCAGCCTCTTCAAGTACGACAACCTCGAGCAGCTCCCGCCGGCGTACCGGGACCTCGAAGCAGCCGAGCGGACTGAGCGCATCGAGAGCGCGCTCGCCGAACTCGGTGACGACGTGGTCATCCTCGGCCACAACTACCAGCGCCAGGAGATCGTCGAACACGCCGACTTCATCGGTGACTCCTACCAGCTCTCGAAGGAGGCCGCCCAGTCCGACGCCGACTACGTGGTTTTCGGCGGTGTGACGTTCATGGCCGAGTCGGCGGATATCATCACGGATGACGACCAGTCCGTGATTCTCCCGTCGATGGAAGCATCCTGTCCGATGGCTGGCATGGCTGAAGCGCTGCAGGTCGACGCCGCGTGGGCGGAACTGACCGCGGCGACCGACGAGGAGATCATCCCGATCACGTACATGAACAGCTACGCCGACCTGAAGGCATTCTGTGCCGAGCAGGGCGGGCTGGTCTGTACGTCCTCGAACGCGCACAAGGCCTTCGAGTACGCCTTCGAGAAGGGCGATAAAGTCCTGTTCCTCCCCGACAAGCACCTCGGCGAGAACACGGCCCACCGGCTCGGCATGGCCGACGAGACGGTCGAGTGGGACCCCTGGGACGTCGAAGGGACTGACGCCGCCGACGCCGTCGAAAACGACATTATTCTCTGGGAAGGGTACTGCCAGGTCCACGAACGCTTCCGCGAACACCACATCGAGTCCATCCGCGAGGACTACCCCGACGCGAACGTCATCGTCCACCCCGAATGTCGTCGCGAGGTCGTCGAGGCCGCCGACGTGGCCGGCTCTACCTCGACTATCTGTGAGTCCGTCGCCGAGGCCGACACCGGCGAGACGTGGGCCATCGGCACCGAGATTCACCTCACGCACCACCTCCAGCGGTGGCACCCCGAGGTGAACGTCGTGCCGCTGTGTGGCGACGCCTGCATGGACTGTAACGCCATGCGCCAGATCGACCCGAACTACCTCGCGTGGGTGCTGGAGGAACTGGTCGAAGGCCGCGAGCGCAACGTCATCGAAGTCGCGCCCGAGGAGAAGGAGCTGGCACAGGTCGCGATGGACCGAATGCTGGAGATCTAA